In a single window of the Thunnus albacares chromosome 1, fThuAlb1.1, whole genome shotgun sequence genome:
- the bnc1 gene encoding zinc finger protein basonuclin-1 isoform X1, giving the protein MTMAEAICCTLVNCNCDSFKPGKLKRRQCENCKHGWVAHALSKLKLHHMYQSSQVEIVHSNVVFDICSLMLYGTQAIPIRLKILLDRLFSVLKQEEVIQILNALDWTLQDYIRGYVLQDVAGKVLDRWAIMTFEEEIATLQQFLRFGETKSIVELMALQDKEGQSVLVPSTRTNSDIRTFIERNTPRTAANLSASKVEKLSGNSMHHFENFINSMAFMLPFQLLGSVPAPFLGSPTGALQQQHQQHQQHQQPCRGSVEQQSQRRDDQGRDGLGRDNPLPLSHPPESSLLGSSSVSFTADLDRSGDKPMDSLSTTTKIEAEDFSTSDNYSDGPSTPCTPSMSSDVTQMSPEGKLRSMDRNGSCGGGISGGGGGGGSLKKGRVFCNACEKTFYDKGTLKIHYNAVHLKIKHKCTIEGCNMVFSSLRSRNRHSANPNPRLHMPMNRNNRDKDLRGNLSSDEGSQGEKRPEYGTPIPACSAESHKSVPSYMVSHVDTGSKLHSSSFPSMGHSGILFPNLKTVQPVLPFYRSLVTPAELANTPGTLPSLPLLSSSVPVKPTTAPELCTTDPIPKKKSRKSSMPIKIEKETVEREEQMDKGSSSEDEAPLQGRDNEEYDGIRVQGHMCSRRAGEEKEDRGVYIGEERETEGAKHLLDQTLDSEMTEREDKDDGPQQIEAGVITCTSSPFENRLIENLRENHLLCQEPNGNEEREERECTNSLHAAEKISELRWDEGEHRLTNGGALQLSDHEKEGSDGCVDDYGDSDSSHLNPDADLSHHCEICNKTFKNPYSVKMHYQNVHLKEMHMCTVDGCNAAFPSRRSRDRHSANLNLHHKLLTKDSFSPANVLYSPSSHCRDRDSVGLDFCQDQRDRDLSHRDPTSQTSVIFRGHNRMGLVFPMSKMSTAPDSAEASPLGEVEGLGGGGGGGEGGGSGEDGAVLDLSTSSSVPPRSGARSSWDSDGAGSEEGEGIEEDEEALPMEDSDESCDGISVRRPGAEELALGGERSLGCVGGGQGGLQGGGGGSPITCHVCQKVYSNKGTFRAHYKTVHLRLLHKCKVPGCDTSFSSVRSRNRHSQNPNLHRNLAVSSGATMDQE; this is encoded by the exons ATGACAATGGCTGAG GCTATCTGCTGCACTTTGGTGAACTGTAACTGTGACAGCTTCAAGCCTGGGAAGCTGAAGAGGAGGCAGTGTGAAAACTGCAAACATGGCTGGGTAGCACACG CTCTGAGTAAACTGAAGCTGCACCACATGTACCAGAGCAGCCAGGTGGAGATTGTGCACTCCAATGTGGTGTTCGATATCTGCAGCCTGATGTTGTATGGCACCCAAGCCATCCCCATCCGCCTCAAGATCCTCCTGGACCGCCTTTTCTCCGTCCTCAAACAGGAGGAAGTCATCCAGATCCTCAACGCACTCGACTGGACGCTGCAGGACTACATACGAGGATACGTACTCCAG GATGTGGCCGGGAAGGTGCTGGACCGGTGGGCCATCATGACGTTTGAGGAGGAGATCGCCACTCTGCAACAGTTCCTGCGTTTTGGCGAAACCAAGTCCATAGTTGAGCTGATGGCTCTGCAGGACAAGGAGGGCCAGTCAGTGTTGGTTCCAAGCACACGCACCAACTCAGATATCCGCACTTTCATTGAGCGCAACACCCCACGCACTGCTGCCAACCTCTCTGCATCCAAAGTGGAGAAGCTAAGTGGCAACAGCATGCACCACTTTGAAAACTTTATCAACAGCATGGCCTTCATGCTGCCCTTCCAGCTGTTGGGCTCTGTTCCAGCTCCGTTTCTGGGCTCACCAACAGGggcactgcagcagcagcaccagcaacACCAACAGCACCAGCAGCCATGCCGGGGGTCAGTGGAGCAGCAGAGTCAGAGACGAGATGATCAAGGGCGGGATGGTCTCGGGAGGGATAaccccctccctctttcacaTCCTCCAGAAAGCAGCCTGCTAGGTTCCAGCTCTGTCTCATTCACTGCTGATCTAGACCGAAGTGGAGACAAACCAATGGACAGCCTGTCCACCACCACAAAGATCGAGGCTGAGGACTTCTCCACTAGCGACAACTACTCTGATGGACCCTCCACGCCATGTACACCCTCCATGAGTTCTGATGTAACACAGATGTCACCCGAGGGCAAGCTGCGCTCCATGGACAGGAACGGGAGCTGTGGTGGAGGGATCTCAGGAGGTGGTGGCGGAGGAGGATCTCTGAAGAAGGGTCGTGTATTTTGTAATGCCTGTGAGAAGACATTCTATGACAAAGGCACATTGAAAATCCACTACAATGCAGTGCACCTGAAGATTAAGCACAAGTGTACCATCGAGGGCTGTAACATGGTGTTCAGCTCGCTGCGCAGTCGCAATCGCCACAGTGCCAACCCAAACCCAAGGCTGCACATGCCCATGAACCGCAACAATCGGGACAAAGACCTGCGGGGCAACTTGTCTAGCGATGAAGGCTCACAAGGAGAGAAGAGGCCTGAATATGGCACCCCCATCCCTGCCTGCTCTGCAGAAAGTCATAAATCAGTTCCCAGTTACATGGTGAGCCATGTGGACACTGGTTCAAAGCTCCACAGCAGCTCCTTCCCCAGCATGGGCCACAGTGGTATCCTCTTTCCCAACTTAAAAACAGTACAGCCAGTCCTGCCTTTCTACCGAAGTCTGGTTACCCCAGCAGAGCTCGCCAACACCCCAGGAACACTAccttctctccccctcctctcctcttctgttccTGTCAAACCTACCACAGCTCCTGAACTCTGCACAACAGATCCCATACCAAAGAAAAAGTCTCGAAAGTCAAGCATGCCAATAAAAATAGAGAAGGAGACAGTGGAGCGCGAAGAGCAGATGGATAAGGGGAGCAGCTCTGAGGATGAAGCTCCCTTACAGGGCAGGGACAACGAAGAGTATGACGGTATCCGAGTACAAGGGCATATGTGCTCAAGACGAGCtggggaggagaaggaggacagAGGGGTGTACATCGGTGAAGAGAGGGAAACAGAAGGTGCTAAGCATCTGTTGGATCAAACCTTAGATAGCGagatgacagagagggaggacaaagaTGATGGGCCACAGCAAATTGAAGCAGGTGTCATCACTTGCACATCTTCCCCCTTTGAAAACAGACTGATCGAGAACCTTCGGGAGAACCATTTACTCTGTCAGGAACCCAATGGCAATgaagaaagggaggaaagagagTGTACCAACTCGCTGCATGCAGCTGAGAAGATTTCAGAGCTCAGATGGGATGAGGGTGAGCACAGGCTTACTAATGGGGGCGCTCTCCAACTCTCAGACCACGAGAAAGAGGGGTCTGATGGCTGTGTAGATGACTATGGTGATTCAGATTCGTCTCACCTTAACCCTGACGCTGACCTGTCACACCACTGTGAGATCTGCAATAAAACCTTTAAGAATCCCTACAGCGTCAAGATGCACTACCAAAATGTCCACCTGAAGGAGATGCACATGTGCACAGTGGACGGCTGCAATGCTGCATTCCCTTCCCGCAGGAGCAGAGACAG ACACAGTGCAAATTTGAACCTGCACCACAAGCTGCTGACCAAAGACTCTTTCAGCCCAGCCAATGTCCTCTACTCACCCTCATcccactgcagagacagagactcTGTTGGCCTGGACTTCTGCCAGGACCAGCGGGACAGAGATCTGTCCCATCGAGACCCAACCAGCCAGACCTCCGTGATCTTCAGAGGACACAATCGCATGGGTCTGGTCTTCCCCATGAGCAAAATGTCTACCGCACCAGACAGCGCCGAGGCGTCTCCCTTGGGAGAGGTAGAGggattaggaggaggaggaggaggaggagaaggtggtGGTAGTGGGGAGGATGGGGCAGTCCTGGACCTGagcacctcctcctctgtcccacCTCGCAGCGGTGCTCGATCTTCCTGGGACTCAGATGGAGCTGGTAGTGAGGAAGGAGAGGGGATTGAAGAGGATGAGGAAGCGCTCCCCATGGAGGACAGTGATGAAAGCTGCGATGGGATCAGCGTGAGGAGGCCTGGGGCCGAGGAGTTGGCACTCGGGGGAGAGAGGAGCCTGGGCTGCGTTGGGGGAGGACAGGGCGGGCTTCAAGGAGGTGGGGGTGGATCTCCGATAACCTGCCACGTCTGCCAAAAGGTCTACAGCAACAAGGGCACATTCAGGGCCCATTACAAGACTGTCCATCTGCGACTGCTGCACAAGTGTAAAGTTCCTGGTTGTGATACATCTTTCTCCTCTGTACGAAGCAGAAACAGGCACAGCCAGAACCCAAATCTCCACAGGAACCTAGCTGTTAGCTCAGGTGCCACTATGGACCAAGAGTAG
- the bnc1 gene encoding zinc finger protein basonuclin-1 isoform X2, whose translation MSPAICCTLVNCNCDSFKPGKLKRRQCENCKHGWVAHALSKLKLHHMYQSSQVEIVHSNVVFDICSLMLYGTQAIPIRLKILLDRLFSVLKQEEVIQILNALDWTLQDYIRGYVLQDVAGKVLDRWAIMTFEEEIATLQQFLRFGETKSIVELMALQDKEGQSVLVPSTRTNSDIRTFIERNTPRTAANLSASKVEKLSGNSMHHFENFINSMAFMLPFQLLGSVPAPFLGSPTGALQQQHQQHQQHQQPCRGSVEQQSQRRDDQGRDGLGRDNPLPLSHPPESSLLGSSSVSFTADLDRSGDKPMDSLSTTTKIEAEDFSTSDNYSDGPSTPCTPSMSSDVTQMSPEGKLRSMDRNGSCGGGISGGGGGGGSLKKGRVFCNACEKTFYDKGTLKIHYNAVHLKIKHKCTIEGCNMVFSSLRSRNRHSANPNPRLHMPMNRNNRDKDLRGNLSSDEGSQGEKRPEYGTPIPACSAESHKSVPSYMVSHVDTGSKLHSSSFPSMGHSGILFPNLKTVQPVLPFYRSLVTPAELANTPGTLPSLPLLSSSVPVKPTTAPELCTTDPIPKKKSRKSSMPIKIEKETVEREEQMDKGSSSEDEAPLQGRDNEEYDGIRVQGHMCSRRAGEEKEDRGVYIGEERETEGAKHLLDQTLDSEMTEREDKDDGPQQIEAGVITCTSSPFENRLIENLRENHLLCQEPNGNEEREERECTNSLHAAEKISELRWDEGEHRLTNGGALQLSDHEKEGSDGCVDDYGDSDSSHLNPDADLSHHCEICNKTFKNPYSVKMHYQNVHLKEMHMCTVDGCNAAFPSRRSRDRHSANLNLHHKLLTKDSFSPANVLYSPSSHCRDRDSVGLDFCQDQRDRDLSHRDPTSQTSVIFRGHNRMGLVFPMSKMSTAPDSAEASPLGEVEGLGGGGGGGEGGGSGEDGAVLDLSTSSSVPPRSGARSSWDSDGAGSEEGEGIEEDEEALPMEDSDESCDGISVRRPGAEELALGGERSLGCVGGGQGGLQGGGGGSPITCHVCQKVYSNKGTFRAHYKTVHLRLLHKCKVPGCDTSFSSVRSRNRHSQNPNLHRNLAVSSGATMDQE comes from the exons GCTATCTGCTGCACTTTGGTGAACTGTAACTGTGACAGCTTCAAGCCTGGGAAGCTGAAGAGGAGGCAGTGTGAAAACTGCAAACATGGCTGGGTAGCACACG CTCTGAGTAAACTGAAGCTGCACCACATGTACCAGAGCAGCCAGGTGGAGATTGTGCACTCCAATGTGGTGTTCGATATCTGCAGCCTGATGTTGTATGGCACCCAAGCCATCCCCATCCGCCTCAAGATCCTCCTGGACCGCCTTTTCTCCGTCCTCAAACAGGAGGAAGTCATCCAGATCCTCAACGCACTCGACTGGACGCTGCAGGACTACATACGAGGATACGTACTCCAG GATGTGGCCGGGAAGGTGCTGGACCGGTGGGCCATCATGACGTTTGAGGAGGAGATCGCCACTCTGCAACAGTTCCTGCGTTTTGGCGAAACCAAGTCCATAGTTGAGCTGATGGCTCTGCAGGACAAGGAGGGCCAGTCAGTGTTGGTTCCAAGCACACGCACCAACTCAGATATCCGCACTTTCATTGAGCGCAACACCCCACGCACTGCTGCCAACCTCTCTGCATCCAAAGTGGAGAAGCTAAGTGGCAACAGCATGCACCACTTTGAAAACTTTATCAACAGCATGGCCTTCATGCTGCCCTTCCAGCTGTTGGGCTCTGTTCCAGCTCCGTTTCTGGGCTCACCAACAGGggcactgcagcagcagcaccagcaacACCAACAGCACCAGCAGCCATGCCGGGGGTCAGTGGAGCAGCAGAGTCAGAGACGAGATGATCAAGGGCGGGATGGTCTCGGGAGGGATAaccccctccctctttcacaTCCTCCAGAAAGCAGCCTGCTAGGTTCCAGCTCTGTCTCATTCACTGCTGATCTAGACCGAAGTGGAGACAAACCAATGGACAGCCTGTCCACCACCACAAAGATCGAGGCTGAGGACTTCTCCACTAGCGACAACTACTCTGATGGACCCTCCACGCCATGTACACCCTCCATGAGTTCTGATGTAACACAGATGTCACCCGAGGGCAAGCTGCGCTCCATGGACAGGAACGGGAGCTGTGGTGGAGGGATCTCAGGAGGTGGTGGCGGAGGAGGATCTCTGAAGAAGGGTCGTGTATTTTGTAATGCCTGTGAGAAGACATTCTATGACAAAGGCACATTGAAAATCCACTACAATGCAGTGCACCTGAAGATTAAGCACAAGTGTACCATCGAGGGCTGTAACATGGTGTTCAGCTCGCTGCGCAGTCGCAATCGCCACAGTGCCAACCCAAACCCAAGGCTGCACATGCCCATGAACCGCAACAATCGGGACAAAGACCTGCGGGGCAACTTGTCTAGCGATGAAGGCTCACAAGGAGAGAAGAGGCCTGAATATGGCACCCCCATCCCTGCCTGCTCTGCAGAAAGTCATAAATCAGTTCCCAGTTACATGGTGAGCCATGTGGACACTGGTTCAAAGCTCCACAGCAGCTCCTTCCCCAGCATGGGCCACAGTGGTATCCTCTTTCCCAACTTAAAAACAGTACAGCCAGTCCTGCCTTTCTACCGAAGTCTGGTTACCCCAGCAGAGCTCGCCAACACCCCAGGAACACTAccttctctccccctcctctcctcttctgttccTGTCAAACCTACCACAGCTCCTGAACTCTGCACAACAGATCCCATACCAAAGAAAAAGTCTCGAAAGTCAAGCATGCCAATAAAAATAGAGAAGGAGACAGTGGAGCGCGAAGAGCAGATGGATAAGGGGAGCAGCTCTGAGGATGAAGCTCCCTTACAGGGCAGGGACAACGAAGAGTATGACGGTATCCGAGTACAAGGGCATATGTGCTCAAGACGAGCtggggaggagaaggaggacagAGGGGTGTACATCGGTGAAGAGAGGGAAACAGAAGGTGCTAAGCATCTGTTGGATCAAACCTTAGATAGCGagatgacagagagggaggacaaagaTGATGGGCCACAGCAAATTGAAGCAGGTGTCATCACTTGCACATCTTCCCCCTTTGAAAACAGACTGATCGAGAACCTTCGGGAGAACCATTTACTCTGTCAGGAACCCAATGGCAATgaagaaagggaggaaagagagTGTACCAACTCGCTGCATGCAGCTGAGAAGATTTCAGAGCTCAGATGGGATGAGGGTGAGCACAGGCTTACTAATGGGGGCGCTCTCCAACTCTCAGACCACGAGAAAGAGGGGTCTGATGGCTGTGTAGATGACTATGGTGATTCAGATTCGTCTCACCTTAACCCTGACGCTGACCTGTCACACCACTGTGAGATCTGCAATAAAACCTTTAAGAATCCCTACAGCGTCAAGATGCACTACCAAAATGTCCACCTGAAGGAGATGCACATGTGCACAGTGGACGGCTGCAATGCTGCATTCCCTTCCCGCAGGAGCAGAGACAG ACACAGTGCAAATTTGAACCTGCACCACAAGCTGCTGACCAAAGACTCTTTCAGCCCAGCCAATGTCCTCTACTCACCCTCATcccactgcagagacagagactcTGTTGGCCTGGACTTCTGCCAGGACCAGCGGGACAGAGATCTGTCCCATCGAGACCCAACCAGCCAGACCTCCGTGATCTTCAGAGGACACAATCGCATGGGTCTGGTCTTCCCCATGAGCAAAATGTCTACCGCACCAGACAGCGCCGAGGCGTCTCCCTTGGGAGAGGTAGAGggattaggaggaggaggaggaggaggagaaggtggtGGTAGTGGGGAGGATGGGGCAGTCCTGGACCTGagcacctcctcctctgtcccacCTCGCAGCGGTGCTCGATCTTCCTGGGACTCAGATGGAGCTGGTAGTGAGGAAGGAGAGGGGATTGAAGAGGATGAGGAAGCGCTCCCCATGGAGGACAGTGATGAAAGCTGCGATGGGATCAGCGTGAGGAGGCCTGGGGCCGAGGAGTTGGCACTCGGGGGAGAGAGGAGCCTGGGCTGCGTTGGGGGAGGACAGGGCGGGCTTCAAGGAGGTGGGGGTGGATCTCCGATAACCTGCCACGTCTGCCAAAAGGTCTACAGCAACAAGGGCACATTCAGGGCCCATTACAAGACTGTCCATCTGCGACTGCTGCACAAGTGTAAAGTTCCTGGTTGTGATACATCTTTCTCCTCTGTACGAAGCAGAAACAGGCACAGCCAGAACCCAAATCTCCACAGGAACCTAGCTGTTAGCTCAGGTGCCACTATGGACCAAGAGTAG